The proteins below are encoded in one region of Pseudomonas entomophila L48:
- a CDS encoding bifunctional prephenate dehydrogenase/3-phosphoshikimate 1-carboxyvinyltransferase produces the protein MVDAVTKQSAPLIGRLVVVGLGLIGGSFAKGLRESGLCREVVGVDLDAESRKQAVALGVVDRCEEDLAAACVGADVIQLAVPILAMEKLLARLAQLDLGDAVITDVGSAKGNVVRAARESFAERLPRFVPGHPIAGSEQSGVEASNAALFRRHKVILTPLPETDPQALALVDRLWRALDADVEHMSVERHDEVLAATSHLPHLLAFGLVDSLAKRNENLEIFRYAAGGFRDFTRIAGSDPIMWHDIFLANREAVLRTLDTFRSDLDALRDAVDAGDGHQLLGVFTRARVAREHFSKILARRAYVDAMNANDLIFLAQPGGRVSGRIRVPGDKSISHRSIMLGSLAEGTTEVEGFLEGEDALATLQAFRDMGVVIEGPHHGRVTIHGVGLHGLKPPPGPLYVGNSGTSMRLLSGLLAAQPFDTTMTGDASLSKRPMNRVANPLREMGAVVETGPEGRPPLTIRGGHKLKALNYTLPMASAQVKSCLLLAGLYAEGTTTVTEPAPTRDHTERMLRGFGYSVQSNGPVASLQAGGKLSATRIEVPADISSAAFFLVAASIAQGSELVLEHVGINPTRTGVIDILRLMGGDITLENQREVGGEPVADLRVRGAKLKGIEIPEHLVPLAIDEFPVLFVAAACAEGRTVLRGAEELRVKESDRIQVMADGLITLGVKCEPTPDGIIIEGGQIGGGEVHGHGDHRIAMAFSVASLRASAPIVIHDCANVATSFPNFLALCAEVGIRVAEEGKS, from the coding sequence GTGGTTGATGCTGTAACAAAACAATCCGCACCGCTTATCGGTCGGCTGGTCGTGGTCGGCCTCGGCCTGATCGGCGGCTCGTTCGCCAAGGGCCTGCGCGAAAGCGGCCTGTGCCGCGAAGTGGTCGGTGTCGATCTCGATGCCGAGTCGCGCAAGCAGGCCGTGGCGCTTGGCGTGGTCGATCGCTGCGAGGAAGACCTCGCCGCCGCCTGTGTCGGCGCCGACGTCATCCAGCTGGCGGTGCCGATCCTGGCCATGGAGAAGCTTCTGGCGCGTCTGGCTCAGCTTGACCTGGGCGATGCGGTGATCACCGATGTGGGCAGTGCCAAAGGCAACGTGGTGCGTGCCGCTCGCGAGTCTTTCGCCGAGCGTCTGCCACGCTTCGTGCCGGGGCATCCGATCGCGGGTTCCGAGCAAAGTGGCGTGGAAGCTTCCAATGCGGCATTGTTCCGCCGCCACAAGGTGATCCTCACGCCGTTGCCGGAAACCGACCCGCAGGCACTGGCCCTGGTCGATCGTTTGTGGCGCGCGCTGGATGCCGACGTCGAGCACATGTCGGTCGAGCGCCACGACGAAGTGCTTGCCGCGACCAGTCACCTGCCGCACCTGCTGGCCTTCGGTCTGGTCGACTCGCTGGCCAAGCGCAATGAAAACCTGGAGATCTTCCGGTACGCTGCGGGGGGCTTCCGCGATTTCACGAGAATCGCTGGCAGCGACCCGATCATGTGGCATGACATCTTCCTCGCCAACCGCGAGGCTGTCCTGCGCACCCTTGATACATTTCGCAGCGACCTCGACGCCTTGCGCGACGCGGTCGATGCTGGGGACGGGCACCAGCTGCTGGGTGTGTTCACCCGCGCCCGGGTTGCCCGCGAGCATTTCAGTAAAATCCTGGCCCGCCGGGCCTATGTGGACGCTATGAACGCCAACGACCTGATTTTCCTGGCCCAACCTGGTGGCCGCGTGTCCGGACGGATTCGCGTACCAGGCGACAAATCGATCTCGCATCGCTCGATCATGCTCGGCTCGCTGGCCGAAGGCACCACCGAGGTGGAAGGTTTCCTTGAGGGCGAGGACGCCCTGGCAACCTTGCAGGCCTTCCGCGACATGGGCGTGGTCATCGAAGGCCCGCACCATGGCCGCGTGACCATTCATGGTGTTGGCCTGCACGGCCTCAAGCCGCCACCCGGGCCGCTGTACGTCGGTAACTCCGGCACCTCGATGCGCCTGCTGTCCGGCCTGCTGGCAGCGCAGCCGTTCGACACCACCATGACCGGCGATGCCTCGCTGTCCAAGCGCCCGATGAATCGCGTAGCCAATCCGCTGCGTGAAATGGGCGCGGTGGTCGAGACCGGTCCTGAAGGCCGTCCGCCACTGACCATTCGTGGTGGTCACAAGCTCAAGGCGTTGAACTACACGCTTCCAATGGCCAGCGCCCAGGTCAAGTCCTGCCTGCTGCTGGCTGGCCTGTACGCCGAAGGCACCACCACCGTCACCGAGCCGGCGCCAACCCGCGACCATACAGAGCGTATGCTGCGTGGCTTCGGTTACTCGGTCCAGAGCAACGGTCCGGTCGCCTCCCTGCAGGCGGGCGGCAAGCTCAGTGCAACCCGCATCGAAGTGCCGGCGGACATCTCTTCCGCCGCGTTCTTCCTGGTGGCGGCTTCCATCGCTCAAGGTTCCGAACTGGTGCTCGAGCATGTCGGGATCAACCCGACCCGCACCGGAGTGATCGACATCCTGCGCCTGATGGGCGGCGACATCACCCTGGAAAACCAGCGTGAAGTCGGTGGCGAGCCGGTGGCTGACCTGCGCGTGCGCGGGGCGAAGCTCAAGGGTATCGAAATCCCCGAGCACCTCGTGCCACTGGCAATCGACGAGTTCCCAGTACTGTTCGTCGCCGCGGCCTGCGCCGAAGGGCGTACCGTGCTGCGTGGCGCCGAAGAGCTGCGGGTCAAGGAGTCGGACCGCATCCAGGTGATGGCTGATGGTTTGATCACCCTGGGCGTGAAATGTGAACCGACTCCGGACGGTATCATCATCGAGGGTGGCCAGATCGGTGGCGGTGAGGTGCACGGCCACGGCGACCACCGTATTGCCATGGCCTTCAGCGTTGCATCGCTGCGTGCCAGCGCGCCGATCGTCATCCATGACTGCGCCAACGTCGCCACCTCCTTCCCGAACTTCCTGGCACTGTGCGCCGAAGTCGGTATCCGTGTCGCCGAAGAGGGCAAGTCGTGA
- the gyrA gene encoding DNA gyrase subunit A, translated as MGELAKEILPVNIEDELRQSYLDYAMSVIVGRALPDARDGLKPVHRRVLYAMSELGNDWNKPYKKSARVVGDVIGKYHPHGDTAVYDTIVRMAQPFSLRYLLVDGQGNFGSVDGDNAAAMRYTEVRMAKLAHELLADLHKETVDWVPNYDGTEQIPAVMPTKIPNLLVNGSSGIAVGMATNIPPHNLGEVIDGCLALIDNSDITVDELMQFIPGPDFPTAGLINGRQGIIEAYRTGRGRIYMRARSEIEDIDKVGGRQQIVVTELPYQLNKARLIEKIAELVKEKKIEGITELRDESDKDGMRIVIELRRGEVPEVVLNNLYQQTQLQSVFGINIVALIDGRPRLLNLKDLLEAFVRHRREVVTRRTVFELRKARERGHILEGQAVALSNIDPVIALIKASPTPSEAKEALISTAWESSAVQVMVERAGADSCRPEDLPEQYGLREGKYYLSPEQAQAILDLRLHRLTGLEHEKLLAEYQEILEQIGELIRILSSAERLMEVIREELEAIRAEYGDARRTEILDARHDLNYGDMIPEEERVVTISHGGYAKTQPLSAYQAQRRGGKGKSATGVKDEDYIEHLLVANSHATLLLFSSKGKVYWLKTYDIPEASRAARGRPLVNLLPLEEGERITAMLQIDLEALQQHADPEEELEDGDDGVIEGELVEVEEADEEDGDTPEWAAEPTGAYIFMATASGTVKKTPLVQFARPRSNGLIALKLKEGDTLIAAAITDGAKEVMMFSDAGKVIRFAESVVREMGRTARGVRGMKLGKGQRIISMLIPESGAQILTASERGFGKRTPLSKFPRRGRGGQGVIAMGTKGRNGLLTGAIQVQEGEEIMLISDQGTLVRTRVGEVSSLGRNTQGVTLIKLAADETLVGVERVQEPSEEELDELIETDEEGAPLDAVGEDNAGAEEAPQE; from the coding sequence ATGGGCGAACTGGCCAAAGAAATCCTCCCGGTCAATATCGAAGACGAACTGAGACAGTCTTACCTCGACTACGCGATGAGCGTGATTGTCGGGCGAGCGCTGCCCGATGCGCGTGACGGCTTGAAGCCCGTGCATCGACGCGTTCTCTATGCGATGAGCGAGCTGGGCAACGACTGGAACAAGCCGTACAAGAAATCCGCCCGTGTGGTCGGTGACGTGATCGGTAAGTACCACCCGCACGGCGACACCGCCGTGTACGACACCATCGTGCGCATGGCGCAGCCGTTCTCGCTGCGCTACCTGCTGGTCGATGGCCAGGGCAACTTCGGTTCGGTGGACGGCGACAACGCCGCGGCCATGCGATACACCGAAGTGCGCATGGCCAAGCTGGCCCACGAACTGCTGGCCGACCTGCACAAAGAGACCGTCGACTGGGTTCCTAACTACGACGGCACCGAGCAGATCCCGGCGGTCATGCCGACCAAGATCCCCAACCTGCTGGTCAACGGCTCCAGCGGTATCGCCGTGGGCATGGCCACCAACATCCCGCCGCACAACCTGGGCGAAGTGATCGATGGTTGCCTGGCGCTGATCGATAACTCCGACATCACGGTCGATGAACTGATGCAGTTCATCCCGGGGCCGGACTTCCCGACAGCAGGCCTGATCAACGGTCGTCAGGGCATCATCGAGGCCTATCGCACCGGCCGTGGCCGCATCTATATGCGCGCCCGCTCGGAAATCGAAGACATCGACAAGGTTGGCGGCCGCCAGCAGATCGTCGTCACCGAACTCCCCTACCAGCTGAACAAGGCGCGTCTGATCGAGAAGATCGCCGAGCTGGTCAAGGAGAAGAAGATCGAAGGCATCACCGAGCTGCGCGACGAGTCCGACAAGGACGGCATGCGCATCGTCATCGAGCTGCGCCGCGGCGAGGTGCCGGAGGTGGTGCTCAACAACCTCTACCAGCAGACGCAACTGCAGAGCGTGTTCGGCATCAACATCGTCGCCCTGATCGACGGTCGTCCGCGCCTGCTGAACCTGAAGGACCTGCTCGAGGCGTTCGTCCGTCACCGCCGTGAGGTCGTGACGCGTCGTACCGTGTTCGAGCTGCGCAAGGCCCGTGAGCGCGGCCACATTCTTGAAGGTCAGGCGGTTGCGCTGTCCAACATCGATCCGGTCATCGCCCTGATCAAGGCTTCGCCGACGCCGTCCGAGGCCAAGGAAGCCCTGATCAGCACCGCCTGGGAATCCAGTGCCGTGCAGGTGATGGTCGAGCGTGCCGGCGCCGACTCCTGCCGCCCGGAAGACTTGCCGGAGCAGTATGGCCTGCGTGAAGGCAAGTACTACCTGTCGCCGGAACAGGCCCAGGCCATCCTCGACCTGCGTCTGCACCGCCTGACCGGCCTGGAGCATGAAAAGCTGCTGGCTGAGTACCAGGAAATCCTGGAGCAGATCGGTGAGCTGATCCGCATCCTCAGCAGCGCCGAGCGCCTGATGGAAGTGATCCGCGAAGAGCTCGAAGCGATCCGTGCCGAGTACGGCGATGCCCGTCGCACCGAAATCCTCGACGCCCGTCACGACCTCAACTACGGCGACATGATCCCCGAAGAAGAGCGCGTGGTGACCATCTCCCACGGCGGCTACGCCAAGACGCAACCGTTGTCCGCCTACCAGGCCCAGCGCCGTGGCGGCAAGGGCAAGTCGGCGACCGGCGTGAAGGACGAGGACTACATCGAACATCTGCTGGTCGCCAACAGCCATGCGACGCTCCTGCTGTTCTCCAGCAAGGGCAAGGTTTACTGGCTCAAAACTTATGACATTCCCGAGGCCTCCCGCGCCGCCCGTGGTCGTCCGCTGGTCAACCTGCTGCCGCTGGAAGAAGGTGAACGCATCACCGCCATGCTGCAGATCGACCTGGAAGCCCTGCAGCAGCACGCCGATCCGGAAGAAGAGCTGGAAGACGGTGACGACGGTGTGATCGAGGGTGAGCTGGTCGAGGTCGAGGAAGCCGACGAGGAAGATGGCGATACGCCTGAGTGGGCTGCCGAGCCTACCGGCGCCTACATCTTCATGGCCACTGCCTCCGGTACCGTCAAGAAGACCCCGCTGGTGCAGTTCGCCCGTCCGCGCTCCAACGGCCTGATCGCCCTGAAGCTCAAGGAAGGTGACACCCTGATCGCCGCCGCTATCACCGACGGTGCCAAGGAAGTCATGATGTTCTCCGACGCCGGCAAGGTGATCCGCTTCGCCGAGAGCGTCGTGCGCGAAATGGGCCGTACTGCCCGTGGTGTGCGTGGCATGAAGTTGGGCAAAGGGCAGCGCATCATTTCCATGCTGATTCCGGAGTCCGGCGCGCAGATCCTCACCGCCTCCGAGCGCGGCTTCGGCAAGCGTACGCCGCTGTCGAAGTTCCCGCGTCGTGGCCGTGGTGGTCAGGGTGTGATCGCCATGGGCACCAAGGGGCGCAACGGCCTGTTGACCGGTGCTATCCAGGTGCAGGAAGGCGAAGAGATCATGCTGATCTCCGACCAGGGCACGTTGGTGCGCACGCGGGTTGGTGAGGTGTCCAGCCTGGGCCGTAACACCCAGGGTGTGACGCTGATCAAGCTGGCCGCCGACGAGACGTTGGTCGGCGTGGAGCGTGTCCAGGAGCCATCCGAGGAAGAGCTCGACGAACTGATCGAGACGGACGAGGAGGGCGCCCCGCTCGATGCGGTGGGCGAGGACAACGCGGGTGCTGAAGAGGCGCCTCAGGAATAA
- the serC gene encoding 3-phosphoserine/phosphohydroxythreonine transaminase: MSKRAFNFCAGPAALPDAVLQRAQAEMLDWRGKGLSVMEMSHRSDDYVAIAEKAEQDLRDLLSVPSNYKVLFLQGGASQQFAEIPLNLLPENGVADYVETGIWSKKAIEEARRFGSVNVAASAKAYDYLAIPGQNEWKLSKNAAYLHYASNETIGGLQFDWVPEAGDVPLVVDMSSDILSRPIDVSQYGLIYAGAQKNIGPSGLVVVIVREDLLGRARSSCPTMLDYKVSADNGSMYNTPATYSWYLSGLVFEWLKEQGGVEAMEQRNRAKKDRLYGFIDSSEFYTNPISHNARSWMNVPFRLADERLDKAFLAGADARGLLNLKGHRSVGGMRASIYNALGLEAVEALVGYMAEFEKEHA, translated from the coding sequence GTGAGCAAACGAGCCTTTAACTTCTGCGCAGGCCCGGCCGCGCTTCCCGATGCTGTCCTGCAGCGTGCCCAGGCCGAAATGCTGGACTGGCGCGGCAAGGGCCTGTCGGTGATGGAAATGAGCCATCGCAGCGACGACTACGTGGCCATCGCCGAAAAGGCCGAACAGGACCTGCGCGACCTGCTGTCCGTCCCCTCCAACTACAAGGTGCTGTTCCTGCAGGGCGGCGCGAGCCAGCAGTTCGCCGAGATTCCGCTGAACCTGCTGCCGGAAAACGGCGTCGCCGACTACGTCGAGACCGGTATCTGGTCGAAAAAGGCCATCGAAGAGGCGCGCCGCTTCGGTAGCGTCAACGTTGCCGCCAGCGCCAAGGCTTACGATTACCTGGCGATTCCGGGCCAGAACGAATGGAAGCTGAGCAAGAACGCTGCCTACCTGCACTATGCGTCCAACGAAACCATCGGTGGCCTGCAGTTCGACTGGGTGCCCGAGGCCGGTGACGTGCCGCTGGTGGTTGATATGTCCTCGGACATCCTCTCGCGCCCGATCGATGTTTCCCAGTACGGCCTGATCTACGCCGGCGCACAGAAGAACATCGGCCCCAGCGGCCTGGTCGTGGTGATCGTGCGCGAAGACCTGCTGGGGCGTGCCCGCAGCAGCTGCCCGACCATGCTCGACTACAAGGTCTCGGCCGACAACGGCTCGATGTACAACACCCCGGCCACCTACTCCTGGTACCTCTCGGGCCTGGTGTTCGAGTGGCTCAAGGAGCAGGGTGGCGTCGAGGCGATGGAGCAGCGTAACCGCGCTAAGAAAGACCGCCTGTACGGGTTCATCGACAGCAGCGAGTTCTACACCAACCCGATCAGCCACAACGCCCGCTCGTGGATGAACGTGCCGTTCCGCCTGGCCGACGAGCGCCTGGACAAAGCCTTCCTCGCGGGTGCCGATGCCCGCGGCCTGCTGAACCTCAAGGGGCATCGTTCGGTTGGCGGCATGCGCGCCTCGATCTACAACGCCTTGGGGCTGGAAGCGGTCGAAGCCCTGGTCGGCTACATGGCCGAGTTCGAGAAGGAGCACGCTTGA
- a CDS encoding TRZ/ATZ family hydrolase, with protein MPSSMPPLDLLLAPRWLVPVEPAGVVLENHALGIRDGQIAWLGPRERAPLANQVRELPDCLLTPGLVNAHGHAAMSLFRGLADDLPLMTWLEEHIWPAEGRWVDEAFVRDGTDLAIAEQLKGGITCFADMYFFPREACDRVHRSGIRAQIAVPLLDFPIPGARTPEEGLHLAIELFGDLRHHPRITVALGPHAPYTVSDANLEKIRIIADQLDAPVHMHIHETAGEIEQALKGNGERPLARLARLGLLGPNLQAVHMTQVSDEDLALLVESNTSVVHCPESNLKLASGFCPVERLWQAGVNVAVGTDGAASNNDLDLLGETRTAALLAKAVAGSATALDAHRALRMATLNGARALGLEAITGSLEVGKAADLVAFDLSGLQQQPVHDPVSQLIYATGRDCVKDVWVAGHALVQDRCLTQMDEAALASTARAWGARIGGRNE; from the coding sequence ATGCCCTCCTCCATGCCCCCTCTAGACCTGTTGCTGGCGCCACGCTGGCTGGTACCCGTGGAGCCGGCTGGCGTGGTGCTGGAAAATCATGCGCTGGGCATCCGCGATGGCCAGATCGCCTGGCTCGGCCCGCGCGAGCGCGCGCCCTTGGCGAATCAGGTGCGGGAACTCCCCGATTGCCTGCTCACCCCCGGCCTGGTCAACGCCCACGGCCATGCCGCCATGTCGCTGTTCCGGGGGCTGGCCGACGACCTGCCGCTGATGACCTGGCTCGAGGAGCACATCTGGCCGGCCGAAGGGCGCTGGGTCGATGAAGCCTTCGTGCGCGACGGCACCGACCTTGCCATTGCTGAACAGCTCAAGGGCGGTATCACCTGTTTCGCCGACATGTACTTCTTCCCTCGCGAAGCCTGCGACCGCGTGCACCGCAGTGGCATCCGCGCGCAGATCGCCGTCCCCCTGCTGGACTTCCCCATTCCCGGCGCCCGCACGCCGGAAGAAGGCCTGCACCTGGCCATCGAGCTGTTCGGCGACCTGCGCCACCACCCGCGCATCACCGTCGCCCTTGGCCCGCACGCCCCCTATACCGTCAGCGACGCGAACCTGGAGAAGATCCGCATCATCGCCGACCAGCTCGACGCGCCCGTGCACATGCATATCCACGAGACCGCTGGCGAAATCGAGCAGGCCCTCAAGGGTAACGGCGAGCGCCCGCTGGCCCGCCTCGCCCGCCTGGGCCTGCTCGGCCCCAATCTGCAAGCGGTGCACATGACCCAGGTCAGCGACGAAGATCTGGCGCTGCTGGTAGAAAGCAACACCAGCGTGGTCCACTGCCCCGAATCCAACCTCAAGCTGGCCAGTGGCTTCTGCCCGGTGGAGCGCCTGTGGCAGGCTGGCGTGAATGTAGCGGTCGGTACCGATGGCGCCGCCAGCAACAACGACCTCGACCTGCTCGGCGAGACCCGTACCGCCGCCCTGCTGGCCAAGGCGGTCGCAGGCTCGGCCACGGCCCTGGACGCCCATCGCGCCCTGCGCATGGCCACGCTCAATGGCGCCCGGGCACTGGGGCTGGAAGCGATTACCGGCTCGCTGGAAGTGGGCAAGGCCGCCGACCTGGTCGCCTTCGACCTCTCCGGCCTGCAGCAGCAACCGGTGCACGATCCGGTCTCGCAACTGATCTACGCCACCGGCCGCGACTGCGTGAAAGACGTCTGGGTCGCCGGCCACGCCCTGGTTCAGGATCGCTGCCTGACGCAGATGGACGAAGCCGCGCTGGCCAGTACCGCCCGCGCCTGGGGAGCCCGCATCGGCGGGCGCAACGAATAG
- the cmk gene encoding (d)CMP kinase — MSSQAPVITIDGPSGSGKGTVAGLLARELGWRLLDSGALYRLLAFNASNHGVDLTNEELLKALAAHLDVQFIAAEPGKLQQIILEGEDVSNVIRTETVGAGASMVASLPAVREALLQRQRAFREAPGLIADGRDMGTVVFPDAPLKVFLTASAEERARRRYLQLKGKGEDVSLSSLLDEIRARDERDTQRAVAPLKPAADAIQLDSTELSIEQVLQRIRSELALRDLI, encoded by the coding sequence GTGAGTTCGCAAGCACCGGTCATTACCATCGATGGGCCGAGCGGTTCGGGCAAGGGCACAGTGGCCGGCTTGCTGGCCCGTGAGCTGGGCTGGCGGCTGCTCGACTCCGGCGCCCTGTATCGATTGCTGGCGTTCAACGCCAGCAATCATGGTGTCGACCTGACCAACGAAGAGCTGCTCAAAGCCCTGGCTGCCCATCTGGATGTGCAGTTCATCGCCGCCGAGCCGGGCAAGCTGCAACAGATCATTCTCGAGGGCGAGGATGTCAGCAATGTCATCCGCACCGAGACCGTTGGTGCGGGTGCTTCGATGGTTGCCTCATTGCCGGCGGTGCGCGAGGCGCTGCTGCAGCGCCAGCGCGCCTTCCGCGAGGCGCCCGGCCTGATCGCCGATGGCCGCGACATGGGCACCGTGGTGTTCCCGGACGCGCCGTTGAAAGTCTTCCTCACCGCCAGCGCGGAGGAGCGTGCCCGTCGCCGTTACCTGCAGTTGAAGGGCAAGGGTGAAGATGTTAGTCTGTCAAGTCTGCTAGATGAGATCCGTGCGCGCGATGAGCGTGACACCCAGCGCGCAGTGGCCCCGCTCAAGCCGGCGGCCGATGCGATTCAGCTGGATTCCACGGAGCTGTCCATCGAGCAGGTGCTGCAACGCATCAGAAGCGAGCTCGCGCTACGCGACCTCATCTGA
- the pheA gene encoding prephenate dehydratase: MSDQELKALRVRIDSLDEKILELISERARCAQEVAKVKTATLAEGEKPVFYRPEREAAVLKRVMERNKGPLDNEEMARLFREIMSSCLALEEPLKIAYLGPEGTFTQAAAMKHFGHAVVSRPMAAIDEVFREVAAGAVNFGVVPVENSTEGAVSHTLDSFLEHDMVICGEVELRIHHHLLVGENTKTDSITRIYSHAQSLAQCRKWLDAHYPNVERVAVSSNAEAAKRVKGEWNSAAIAGDMAANLYGLTRLAEKIEDRPDNSTRFLMIGSQEVPPTGDDKTSIIVSMSNKPGALHELLVPFHENGIDLTRIETRPSRSGKWTYVFFIDFVGHHRDPLIKAVLEQISQEAVALKVLGSYPKAVL, from the coding sequence ATGTCCGATCAGGAACTCAAGGCGCTGCGCGTTCGCATCGACAGCCTCGACGAGAAGATCCTCGAGCTGATCAGCGAGCGTGCCCGTTGCGCCCAGGAAGTCGCCAAGGTCAAGACCGCCACCCTCGCCGAAGGCGAGAAGCCGGTGTTCTACCGCCCCGAGCGCGAGGCGGCGGTGCTCAAGCGCGTCATGGAGCGCAACAAGGGGCCGCTGGACAACGAAGAGATGGCGCGGCTGTTCCGCGAAATCATGTCGTCGTGCCTGGCCCTGGAAGAGCCGCTCAAGATCGCCTACCTCGGCCCTGAGGGCACCTTCACCCAGGCGGCGGCCATGAAGCACTTCGGCCATGCGGTGGTCAGTCGCCCGATGGCGGCCATCGACGAGGTGTTCCGCGAGGTGGCGGCCGGTGCCGTCAACTTCGGCGTGGTGCCGGTGGAGAACTCCACCGAAGGTGCGGTCAGCCATACACTGGACAGCTTCCTCGAGCACGACATGGTGATCTGTGGCGAAGTCGAGCTGCGTATCCACCACCACCTGTTGGTGGGTGAGAACACCAAGACCGACAGCATCACCCGCATCTACTCCCATGCCCAGTCGCTGGCCCAGTGCCGCAAGTGGTTGGACGCCCACTATCCGAACGTCGAGCGCGTGGCGGTGTCCAGCAATGCCGAGGCGGCCAAGCGGGTGAAGGGCGAGTGGAACTCGGCGGCGATCGCCGGTGACATGGCGGCCAACCTGTACGGTCTGACCCGCCTGGCCGAGAAGATCGAGGACCGCCCGGACAACTCCACGCGCTTCCTCATGATCGGCAGCCAGGAAGTGCCGCCGACCGGCGACGACAAGACCTCGATCATCGTCTCCATGAGCAACAAGCCGGGTGCGCTGCATGAGCTGCTCGTGCCGTTCCATGAGAACGGCATCGACCTCACGCGCATCGAGACCCGTCCGTCGCGTAGCGGCAAATGGACGTACGTGTTCTTCATCGACTTCGTCGGCCATCACCGTGACCCGCTGATCAAGGCGGTACTGGAGCAGATCAGTCAGGAGGCCGTGGCGCTGAAGGTGCTGGGTTCCTATCCGAAGGCGGTGCTTTGA
- the mtnA gene encoding S-methyl-5-thioribose-1-phosphate isomerase, giving the protein MREQLMAAETVTGIEWHDGALHLLDQRLLPLEQCWLTCTDVAQVAEAISEMVVRGAPAIGISAAYGLVLALRQRLAEGEGWEESLEEDFLMLGEARPTPANLFWALNRMRERLQRLRPGDDVLAVMEAEAIAIHESDREANLTMAQFGVEQIRKHQGSEQALLTHGNAGALATGGFGTALGVIRAATLEGMVEQVYVCESRPWLQGSRLTAWELAADGVPVTVVADAAAGHLMKTKGISWVVVGADCIAANGDVAAKIGTYQIAVAAMHHGLRFMVVAPSSSIDLNLATGEDIPLETRGVEELLEVAGIQVTADVEVYNPVVDVTPADLIDVIVTEKGVVERPDAAKIAQLMCRKRLH; this is encoded by the coding sequence ATGCGCGAGCAACTGATGGCGGCGGAGACGGTGACGGGCATCGAATGGCACGATGGCGCGCTGCACCTGCTCGACCAGCGCCTGCTGCCGCTGGAACAGTGCTGGCTGACCTGCACCGATGTGGCGCAGGTGGCCGAGGCGATCAGCGAAATGGTGGTGCGCGGCGCCCCGGCAATCGGCATTAGCGCCGCCTACGGGCTGGTACTGGCGCTGCGTCAGCGCCTGGCTGAAGGCGAGGGGTGGGAGGAGTCCCTGGAAGAGGACTTCCTGATGCTGGGCGAGGCGCGCCCCACGCCGGCCAACCTGTTCTGGGCGCTCAACCGCATGCGTGAGCGCTTGCAGCGCCTGCGCCCGGGCGATGATGTGCTGGCAGTCATGGAGGCCGAGGCGATCGCCATTCATGAAAGTGACCGTGAGGCCAACCTGACCATGGCCCAGTTTGGGGTCGAGCAGATCCGCAAGCACCAAGGCAGCGAACAGGCCCTGCTCACCCATGGCAACGCCGGGGCCCTGGCCACCGGTGGCTTCGGCACTGCCTTGGGGGTGATTCGCGCCGCCACGCTGGAGGGGATGGTCGAGCAGGTTTATGTCTGTGAATCCCGTCCGTGGCTGCAAGGGTCACGTCTCACTGCCTGGGAGTTGGCCGCCGACGGCGTGCCGGTGACCGTGGTTGCCGACGCGGCGGCAGGGCATCTGATGAAGACCAAGGGCATCAGCTGGGTGGTGGTCGGCGCCGACTGCATTGCCGCCAACGGTGACGTCGCGGCGAAGATCGGCACCTACCAGATAGCGGTGGCGGCCATGCATCACGGGCTGCGCTTCATGGTGGTGGCGCCCAGCAGCAGCATCGACCTGAACCTGGCCACGGGCGAGGATATTCCGCTGGAAACGCGAGGCGTGGAAGAGCTGCTGGAAGTGGCTGGCATTCAGGTGACGGCCGACGTCGAGGTATACAACCCGGTGGTCGATGTCACGCCGGCCGATCTGATCGACGTGATCGTCACCGAAAAGGGTGTGGTCGAGCGCCCGGATGCGGCGAAAATAGCCCAGCTGATGTGTCGCAAACGCCTCCATTGA